The genomic window GGGCGCGCGGCCGATTGCCGCGCTCAACTCGCTGCGCTTCGGCAGCCTGAGCGACAGCCGCGTGCGCTATCTCGTCAAAGGCGTGGTCAAGGGCATCGGCGATTACGGCAATTGCTTTGGCGTGCCCACGGTGGCCGGCGAGGTTTGTTTCGAGGACTGCTACCGCGACAATCCGCTGGTCAATGCCATGGCCGTGGGCCTCGTGCCGCATGAGCGCATGGCGCGCGCCGTGGCCAGCGGCGTGGGCAACAGTGTGATCTTGATCGGCTCCGCCACCGGCCGCGACGGCATTCACGGCGCCACCTTCGCCAGCGAAGAAATCTCCGAGAAAAGCGAAAGCAAACGGCCGCAAGTGCAGGTCGGCGATCCCTTCACCGAAAAGCTTCTGCTCGAAGCCACGCTCGAAATGATCCGCGCCGATTTGCTCATCGGCATTCAAGACATGGGCGCGGCCGGCATCACCTGTTCCACCTCGGAAATGTCGGCGCGCGGCCAGCACGGCATGGTGATCGATTTGGAACACGTGCCCTTGCGCGAAACCGGCATGACGCCCTACGAAATCATGCTGTCGGAATCGCAGGAGCGCATGCTGGTGGTGGCGCGGCCCGGCCAGGAAGAGGCCATCGCCGCAATTTGCCGCAAATGGGATTTGCACGCGGCCATCATCGGCAAAGTGACCGCGGACAAGATGCTGCGCGTGCGCCGCAACGGCCAGGAAGTCGCCGCGATTCCAGCCGAGAGCCTGGTGCTCGGCGGCGGCGCGCCGGTTTATGTTCGCGAGGCCAAGCCCCCGGCCTATTTGGAAAGCACGCGCGCCTTTTCCGCTGCGACGCTGCCGCAACCGCCGGATCTCGGCGCATGTTTGCTCCAACTGCTGGCCGCGCCGAATATCGCGAGCAAGCGCTGGGTTTATCAACAATACGATTCCACCGTGCGCAGCAACACTGTGATCCTGCCCGGCGGCGACGCGGCCGTGCTCCGCATCAAAGGCACGACCAAGGGCCTGGCGGTGAAAACGGACTGCAACGGCCGCTACGTTTATCTCAATCCCCGCCGCGGCGCGGCCATTGCCGTTGCCGAAGCCGCGCGCAACGTGGCCGTCACCGGCGCCCGGCCGGTGGCGATCACCAACTGTTTGAACTTCGGCAATCCCTACAAGCCGGAAGTCTATTGGCAATTCCAGGAGGCCATCGCGGGCATCGGTGAGGCCTGCCGCGCGCTGGAAACGCCGGTGACGGGCGGCAATGTGAGCTTCTATAATGAGAGTCCCACCGCCG from bacterium includes these protein-coding regions:
- the purL gene encoding phosphoribosylformylglycinamidine synthase subunit PurL, which produces MTEPQVTLALAQQHGLSAEEYDRILQILGRVPTFTELGIFSVMWSEHCSYKNSIAQLKTLPREGKDLLVKAGEENAGVVDIGDGLAVAFKIESHNHPSAVEPYQGAATGVGGILRDIFTMGARPIAALNSLRFGSLSDSRVRYLVKGVVKGIGDYGNCFGVPTVAGEVCFEDCYRDNPLVNAMAVGLVPHERMARAVASGVGNSVILIGSATGRDGIHGATFASEEISEKSESKRPQVQVGDPFTEKLLLEATLEMIRADLLIGIQDMGAAGITCSTSEMSARGQHGMVIDLEHVPLRETGMTPYEIMLSESQERMLVVARPGQEEAIAAICRKWDLHAAIIGKVTADKMLRVRRNGQEVAAIPAESLVLGGGAPVYVREAKPPAYLESTRAFSAATLPQPPDLGACLLQLLAAPNIASKRWVYQQYDSTVRSNTVILPGGDAAVLRIKGTTKGLAVKTDCNGRYVYLNPRRGAAIAVAEAARNVAVTGARPVAITNCLNFGNPYKPEVYWQFQEAIAGIGEACRALETPVTGGNVSFYNESPTAAVYPTPVIGMLGVLEDVSCATTAHFKEAGDEIALLGANFEEIGGSEYLKVIHGLVAGDCPSLDLEREKALHQACLELIRQRLLHSAHDVSDGGLAVALAECCIMNEEKFLGAQIALPGFVRPDFALFGESQSLAVVSYAPPQRRNIAAICAQHRVPISFLGKVAGDTLCITSLLELPLAAMARRYWGEIERLLE